In Chitinophagaceae bacterium, the genomic window CTTCCCCGGCATTTTGAGAGTAAAGGTGCCAGCCGGGAGAAAGTGTTGCGGTAATTTGCAAATCGTAAACCTTATCGGCCACTTTTTTGGCGTTGTACGACCAGGTTACCGGGTTTTCAATTTGAGAAAAAGCAACACTAATAAATCCTGTTGCTATTGCCAGCGATAGTAATATTTTTTTCATGGTTCTTTGATAAATTGAATGTTGCAAATTTAAATTTTATGGCTGAAGAAGGCTGTTAAATTGTTCTTAAGACAAGTTAAAAAGCATTTGAAAAACCTGTTTTCCATCTTCATTACCCAAAAGTGGGCTACTTGCCCTTTCCGGGTGGGGCATCATACCAAAAACATTACGGGACGCATTGCAAATTCCTGCAATATTATTAAAAGCACCATTGGGGTTGGCGCTTTCGGTTATTGCTCCATTTTCATTACAGTAACGGTATATTACCTGGTTATTACTATTTAGTTTTAACAAGGTATCATCATCAGCATAATAACGCCCTTCACCATGTGCCACCGGAATTTTCAACACGATATTTTGAGCATCATTTTTAATGAACACATTTTTACAAATAAATTTTTGGCCGGCATTGCGTAATAATACACCGGGCAACAAACCACTTTCGCACAAAATCTGGAAACCGTTACACACGCCCAATACCCTGCCGCCCCTGTTTGCAAAATCTTTAACACTTTGCATCATTGGGCTAAAACGGGCAATAGCTCCACAGCGCAAATAATCACCATAACTAAAGCCCCCGGGTAACACAATACAATCACTGCTGGTAAAATCGCTTAAATCTTTATCCTTATGCCAAAGTGGTATAACCTGCTGCTGCAGGTTTACAGAAAGGGTTTCCATCATGTCCCTGTCGCAATTTGAGCCGGGAAAAATCACCACGCCAAATTTCATTTTTTAAAAATTTCAGGGCAAAAATACAATACCCTTTTCATTTAACAACGCTACAAATGCTGCAATACAAATTCCTACCATACACCAGTGAATAATTTGGGGAAATAACTTTTTATCGGGGTAATAAAAGGCGCCTGCTATAAACACAGAGGACGGTGCAGCCGCCAAAATCCAAAAATCGAAACCGGTAACAGTATTAATAAACGGAACCAATACCGCCACTGCAAAATATAGGTACAACAATTGCCAGCTTTTCCTGGCTTTTACAATTTGCCTCATCATATTTTGCTGAATAAAAAATATACCCAATACCACCGTAAAGAAAATAGCAATAATTCCTACAAAGGTCCATAGTGGTTCATCCATTTTGGGCAGGTGCGGGCTAAAGAAAATATTCTTCATTGTTCCCCATCGGTAGGTTAAATAAAGCCAGGATGCAAAAAAATAATAAGGGGTAATTAATCCTATTAAACCAATTAGCCATTCGGTAAGTTGAAAGGGCCTTGCAATGGTAAGGCCAACCATGATTAAAATAATAAAAGCAATGCCGGGTGTATAAATAAAAGCGGCAACAGATGTAAAAAAGCCAATATTAAAGATTGTAGTTTTGGGCGACTTCTCTCCATGTAGGTTGATGAGTTTGGACCAAACCCATATAAAAATAGTACTTACCAGCATGGGCGCCGAAAGCCGGTACCAATCGGTAAACATAGCAGTAACAAGCAGGTAGCCCATACCGGTGAGGTAATTGGGGCGGGCAAAAAGTTTTTGTAAGTTGATAATTTTATTGATCCAAACAGCCTGTGCATAAAGCAGCACTAAACATATGAGCGGATAAATCAAAGGGAAACTGCTGCCTGCAGGTTTTAATAAAGTAAGCAGGTATTTATATAATGTTGCATCCTCATCGGTAGGTAAAATAACTTCAGGAAAAAGAAAAGAAGGCAGGCGCAATACTATTGCATAGAGTAACAACAAAAAATTATTATAGGGAATATTGGCTTTAAACGTTCCTATCACAAGTGGAAAAAATTATACATTTTGTATTTAACCATTGACTCATTTGCAAAAATGCAACAATTAAAGCAAGATGTAAAATAAATGCGAAAAATGCTTATTGCACCGTATTTTTCGAGAAATCCACTTTTGCAAAACAAATTAAGCCCCGGTACACAACGGGTATTATCACTTCGTATAAACCCACCTGCCTGGTAAACCTGGGCATAAAATGGTACCCCTTTTCCCGGCTCTTTAACGTAGCATATCGGGTAATACTTCCATCAGCAGTTAATGCCTGGTTGCTTACCACCTGCTGGTTCCTGATTTTTTCTAAAAACAGGAAATATATTTCCTTACCCACATTTACATAGCCGTAAGAAAGATAATTCTCGTTGTTATCGTCGGTTTGGTTTTTGAGTACAATATTGGTCCATACTGGTTTTAAACTACTGTCAATGGACATGAGCATTATATTATTGTAAGTGTAACGTGTAACCTGGTTTCGGTTGTAGTTGTTATATGGCCTGTAGTAATTATAATAGCCAGGATAATAATTGTAATAATTGGAATTATAATAAGGGCTGCCATATAAATAATCCCAACGGTTCCAGTTGCTGCCCGATGTTTGCGAAGAATAATCTTCGGCAACAAGGATAAAACTGCCATCTTTCTTTAAAAAAGTATTGCGTACAAACATATCATCAAATGCCGAGCGGTATTTTCCTTCGGTAATTTTTGCCCTTAATGAATCGGGAAATGCTATGAATGCCTGTTTTCCCAGCATTGCATTTTTATTGAGCAATGCCGTAAACAAACCTTCAATATTCCCATTTTTTTTGATGTAATAAAATGAGTTTACCAGGAAATTATTGTTTAAATTATCAATCTTTATCCGCACTTCATCTATATATTTATCGCCCAACGAGAGCGGCAATACCTGGTATTTATCTGCATTTACAGGTATTGTATAAATTTCGGCATTGTTGCTGGTTTCCCTGTTGCCCCTGGTAACTTGTTTGGAAAATACAATACTTCCATCATTCGCAATTTGCAGGTCGGAGTATACATCCCGGTATTTATTATAATGAAATAAATAACGCAGGCTGTCGGTGGTAGCAAGGTTTTCATTGAGCCTTTTTGAAACCAGCGTTAATTCATCGCCTGTAAAGCGCATTTTATAAATCAATATTTTTTTCTTGTCTTCGCTTATGGCCGTGCTGTAAATTTTATTATTATCAAACATGCCCACTTTTGTGGTATCCAGGGTAAATTCATTACCCAGCATTTGCCCTTTGTCATTAAATTTTGCAGCATTGCAATAAATAACCCGGTTCTTTTGCTTTTGATAAATCATATAGAAATAATCCGGATACAGCACAAAATCTATATTCAGCAACCTGTCGTCTAAAAATTTTAGCCTTTCATTGCTTATCTCTTTCATTTTATTATCCACTACCTGCAAAAAATGTCTTGTACCCAAACCCTTGTAAAAAATAAAATTGTTTCCCACTTTGCCCAAAATATCGAAATAAATATCTACGTCATCATCCCGGTGGGTAGGAGAATATAAAATTTCCTGTGCAAAAATTTGCAAAGAAAACAATAGTGAAAAAACAAAAAATATTATTCTTTTCATTGCTTAATGGCCATTTTAATAAATATAAGTACAAAAATTATTCCTATTGACTAAACAGACAATGTAATGAGACAAAATGTTGTTTTATAAATCAGATTTAACAAATTTTCTCATACTGAGATAAACAAAAAGCAAAAGATAAACAATCGCTAAAATGAGTACCAGTTGGGTATTATCTGCCGGCATAATCATTTTAGACATAGATTTTACCGGGTTATCCGGAAAAGCGAGCAATCCATCCGAAGCATTCATGGGCAGGTAATCGCCCAAA contains:
- the purQ gene encoding phosphoribosylformylglycinamidine synthase subunit PurQ, whose protein sequence is MKFGVVIFPGSNCDRDMMETLSVNLQQQVIPLWHKDKDLSDFTSSDCIVLPGGFSYGDYLRCGAIARFSPMMQSVKDFANRGGRVLGVCNGFQILCESGLLPGVLLRNAGQKFICKNVFIKNDAQNIVLKIPVAHGEGRYYADDDTLLKLNSNNQVIYRYCNENGAITESANPNGAFNNIAGICNASRNVFGMMPHPERASSPLLGNEDGKQVFQMLFNLS